The sequence tatttttttttttttttttttttttttacttactgttaatttttttttttatttttttttattatttcattttattttattttaaaatttcatacatatcaaaataaaaaattaattttatatgtatttttattaataaaattttttttttttctctcttattttttaaataataataataataaaaaaaaaaaaaaaaagaaataaaaatgttaagAGGTATTGAAATTAGAGGAAAAGTtgataaaaatgttaaatcaatattaacaGAAGAGTGTTTAACATTTTTAGGAGAATTAGAAAGAAGATTTGGAGGTATTAGAAAGAACTTATTACAAAAGAGATTAGATAGacaaattgatattaataatggtattttACCAAGTTTTTTAAAGGATAGCGATTGTAAGAGAGCCACAGATAAGAATTGGAAATGTTCTTCAGTACCATTAGAAATTCAAGATCGTCGTGTTGAAATTACCGGACCTACCGATAGAAAGATGGTAATCAATGCATTGAATTCAGGTGCTAAAGTATTTATGGCAGATTTCGAGGATGCAAATTGCCCAAATTGGGAAAACTCGATCCACGGTCAACAAAATATGATTGATGCAAACAATAGAACCATTTCATTCACTTCAGCAGAGGGTAGAAaatatgaattaaataaacaggTGGCAGTACTTTTCGTCAGACCAAGAGGTTGGCATTTAAATGAAGATCATTTAGCTATTGATGGTCTTTCAATGTCTGGttctttatttgattttggttgttatatttttcataatcatcaaattttaaaaaatagaaattcaaatccatatttttatttaccaaAAATGGAATCACATTTAGAAGCAAGATTATGGAATGTaagtttaatttaatttaatttatatacaaaagaaaaaaaaaaatatatattaatatattaatatattttctttttttttaaggatgtatttgtattttcacAAAATTATTTAGGTATGCCAATTGGTACAATTAAAGCAACAGTATTAATTGAAACTATTTTAGCATCATTTGAAATGGATGAGATTTTATATGAACTTAGAGATCATTCAGCTGGTTTGAATTGTGGTAGATGGgattatatttttagttttataaaGAAATTCCAATCATATCCAGATAAGATGTTACCAGATAGAGCAAAGGTAACAATGACAAGTCCATTCATGGATTCCTATGTAAAGTTATTGATTTACACTTGTCATAAGAGGGGTGTACATGCTATGGGTGGTATGGCTGCACAGATtccaattaaaaacaatgaaCAAGCAAATAATGCAGCTATGGAAAAAGTTAGATTGGATAAACAAAGAGAGGTTAGAGCTGGTCATGACGGTACCTGGGTTGCCCATCCAGCTTTAATTCCAATTGCAATGGAACAATTTAATACTCATATGAAAtctcaaaatcaaatttcatACATTCCATCATCAACTGCTCCAAATTTTGAAGAGATTGCTAAATCATTGTTATCAGTCGACCCTGTTAAACCAGGTGATATCACTGAGGATGGCTTTAGAAGTAATATCGTTGTTGGTATTCTATATCTTGAAGCTTGGttaaatggtaatggttGTGTACCAATTCATAATCTTATGGAAGATGCTGCTACCGCTGAAATTTCAAGATCTCAAATTTGGCAATGGATTAAACATAAAGCACCATTACCTGATGGTAAATCATTCGTTACCCTTCAATATTACAATAGAATCTTTAAAGAGGAATCTGATAAATTGGAAAAAGCTCATCCAAATTCTAAAACTTTAACTGATGCCATTcaaatctttaataatttaattgtctCTCCAAATTTCATTGACTTTTTAACACCTTCTTGTTATAAATTTGTTGTCGATTCTGAAAGAAAAACTTTTTCtccaaaattataaaaaaaaaaaaaaaaaaataaataataaaataaaattaattaataaataagaaTAATCATGAGTTTccccaaaaataaaaaaaaaaacctttgataaaaataaaattattattaaaatattttattttttattttcatcttttattGCTGGAGTATACCATGTTTCATTTTCCAAATCAGATAATCCTGGcaaaattttgataaaataaatattaaaataaaaataaaataaatattctttgattattaatttatttattagtgtatcttattgtttttatacaaatttacaatatttCCTACtgatttttgaaaatggaaCTTTTTTACAAGTTTTCCAGgattaattgatttggaaatttttaaaaatgcagcaaaaaaaagatgaaaataaataataaaatattttaataattattttattattatcaaaggttttttatattttattttatttttttttttggtgaaatttaaaaaattattaataaatttaataatttttatttttattttttttatttttttttcattttttgtttttaaaaaaaagaaaattaagaggaaattaaaaaataaaagtaaaaaaaaaaagtggctCCACCAGCACCGCATAAATAACTTAAGTGATGAAATTTTAACaacttaaaaataattattaagcaaaaaaaaaaaaaaaaaaaaaaaaaaaaaaaaaatttaggtaaaataaacaatattgtgaaatatatattatgaattatttttaaagaaaaaatttcaaattctggAACTCACATTTTTAGGCTATGAAagttcttttttaatttcattaaaaaaaaaaaaaaaaaagtaaaaaataaaagaaataaaaaaaatatatgaaacgttaattgtttttatttttttattttttttttttttttttgattaatttttttttttttttttggtcaaCTATagggggtttttttttttcttttttttttttaatttttcttttaattaatcaatccactaaaaaaaataaaaataaaaatatagaaaaaTACAAGAAacattcaattgataaatcatattttttttaaatttaattttttaataactcaATCTATACATATAAccttactttttttttttttttttttttggtattttatttttgtaatatattattttaaaaaatggcaAATTCAATAAGTACTATTAATGAACTTATTCAAAATGGAAGGATACCACCCCATAAGTATACTTTTGTCCAAAGAGGTTCAATGCACCAACCAGAATTTCAAGCAATTTGTGAATTATATGGAACTTCATTCATATCCAGTTTTAAAAAGACAAAGAAACAAGCCCAAGCTGCTTGCTCCCAGCTAAttttagattattattaccaagattcaaattataaatcattacaagataaacataaaatttcacaacaacctcaacataATAATGGGTTTTCTTATCCAAAACGAGATTATAACAATGATTATTTGGATAATTATTCAAACCCTTTGATACCACAGGGAGATGCTCCACAACCTCCAATTATTAAACGTTCTCcgcaatattttttaaagaaaatgcCAACTTACGGTGAGCCTTTATTCccttctaattttaattcccCTCCACCTCCATATAAAGAAcaatcaaaatatttatccttcagtaataataataataataataataataataataataataataataataataataataataataataataataataataataataataataataataataataataatattaataataaccaaaataatcaaaataataacaataattttccaacaaataataataataattataataataataattataataataataataataataataattttataaaccaACAACTTCAAATTAAACTTGaagaatctaaaaaaaataattttatactCGAGCAAAGAGTTGATGAATTAACAAAGAGAATGGAGACATTGGAGCTATTTTATGAAGAACAAATAGATAtgatatcaaaaaaatatcttctactcataaatgatttaaaccaattaaaaggTAATTAGGGTTAAATTGTAAACACCCTATTAATAACTCTAAAggattcatttttttttttatacattttcattttttttttttttttttttttatttacccataaataatttaagttAACCTGGATTGGTctgtatatttttaatattttctttctttttcttaaaaaaattgtaaataaaatcattttctttCTTAATatcttaaatttttttttaataatcattatCTATTGTAATTAATATGTAATTTGCagtatattaattttagtggtttttttttgattttttttttttgcgtTGTATGAATTgctggttttttttttattgatcgGTTTGTATTTCTAGCCGATTTGCCAAGGATTGCCTGTATTTTTTGAGGCGAGCCATCTCCAGTTGAGCTTACTTATTACGAAGGAAGGCCAAGATTCTAACCAAAGTCTGTGAAGTTTCTTATGTAAAAggctttttttattttaatatcgATTAATCAGTGTTTATCCATTTAAGGATATAAACAGTAATTAATAGTTTActaatgatttttaatttttttatagttattattttagtttatCATCTAATAgagaatttatatttttttataaaaaaataacaaaaccAACAATAACACTATTTTATATAGTTTTAATTACTatctcctttttttttatgaagaCATTTTATTactgattattattattattattattattattattattattattattattatttttattattattattttatttttagatgaaTTGGTCGAATGAGATAAGATTCGTTAGCACTGATTCAGAATACAATATACTTTGCAAGTTAGTTTTCTTAGTTTGATTATTTGTATATGGAAATCTTTTGGGTCGTTAAAATTACTTGGATCTTTTGAAAGAGTTAATTTTGAgtcttttgctttttttataaattttaggGTGGCTAGTTTGTaccatttattatttaagcATTTTACATATGAGTAGTACTTTTTAGTTTagatttttttcaaacatttGAAAGTTTTATCGTACGGGAATCGAACACTTgcaccatttaaattttattataaaaatggtTCTACTGAGACTCGAACTCAGATTACAGGATTCAAAGTCCTGGGTGCTAACCAATTACACTATAAAACCtttgatgtttttttaataaaaatacatcattagatataaaatattttaaataggaaaaaataaatattaatattttatgttattgattaaaaaaataactagTATGtcataataaaataattatttattttattcaaatttgaATACTATTTAATATAgttgaaaaacaaatatttataattcgATTGTTTCTCCATCCAATGGGATTTTAacatttgaatatttatttttttgacaTAGTCATTCAATTCTTTACGAGAAAGAATGCAACCATGTTGGCAAGATGTTAAATGTAATGTAATACCATTGAATTCTAAACCTTCTTTTAGTGTTCTTACATCTTGAAACCACATTTTCTTACTTGATCCGCATCAATTCCATTTTGACAATAAATTAGTTTCTCTTTTGGTAACACTTTTTTTGCAACTTCATCCCAATGATCTGGATGCAAATGAGTTTATAAACTTTCTGTTGGTACTGGTAATCCCACCATTGGATTTCGAATATGAGAATTTACTGTACCTTCAAATCTGGATATTCATCTTTTTGCCAACAAAGGatctattaaaaatttctttcCTCCATACTTTAAAACAAATGTTGCATTtctaattaattgaaaactatctttattattcattccttcttttaaaaaaaaataaaatacaattaaattattttaatatatttatatattatttttttttttccttttttttattttttttttttttttgttaaaaagtTTACCACACAGCCAGCACTTGTGTTTTGTGTTGTTTTtatgaaatgaaaaaaaatcaaataaaatgcttaaaaaaatataaaaataaattataatatatttttttttgaaatttttactttatattaaattaaaaaagaaagttGTAGCAACATGGACGAACGATATCGTCAGGATTTATTCAGATAGCGTAGATACCAGCGCAACTTTTTCTTCCTAAAAATCACAAGGCACATCTAAACATGTTAGATACATCTCAAAGGTTGATTTAAAGGGTTAAACtataaattctaaaattcaataacaatttttttaagtttaaaCCTCTATCGTCTGTAATTTAtgggaattttttttaaaaaaaaaaaattttggttgCTTTggcgaaaaaaaaaaaaaaaaaaaaaaataaacaaaaaaaaaaatatctttttgtgTGGTTGAtttggtgaaaaaaaaaaaagagaaatttatttacaaagatttttttttattttaagtttttaatagttttctTTGACCATCTTGTTCTTCATTAACATTgctattgttgttattactattactattgttggTATTACTATTTGTGAAATCTCTAGAAATTGAACGTTTTCTTGgcaaaatattatttttatttttatcgtcatccaaattattttcattactttgattattgttatcattatcattatcattattattactattattattgttattgttattattattattattattattattattattattattattattattattattgttattatttaaaatgctTTCCATATTTGAACTACCGATACTTCCAATTGATAATCTATAATCTCTTGATGATTTTCTAAATCTATCATCATAGAAACCACTTTCATTAATTGGGGCAAAGTCGATACTACCACTGAACAATCCCTCTGGTAAGAATGTACTATTTCTTCTTTCAAAGATACTTATTTTCCTCTCTGAAAAGAATGGATTACTATTTTTTCGAAGCGgatcattaaatgaaaataatccaTTTTGAATACTATTCTTTCTCTCAAAGAATGGATCGTTGTACATCATTGAATCTCCATAGTTTGGTGGCGGTATAGTATTGGTAGACATTGGATTTggtattataatatttataccACCGCTATTATTTGAAGAGGGGGTTGATGCTTGAATTATATCGAcgctattactactacttccactaccaccaccaccaccgccagaactattattaccatttgtactactactactgccACTGCTActgctactactactactattgttgttgttatggtgatggtgatgatgatgatggtgatgatattGAGAGggtgtattattactatttacactattatttgaattatttaaattgggAGTCGAAAGTGTTGCTGGTGAATGAGCGGTATTCGCTCCACCAGGTGTTGAAGAATAACTACTTGTTGAAGGAGAATCAACAGTGGTTTGTGGTTCATACTCTGGAGATATCGTATACTCTGGTAATTTTATTGCTTGTATTGGTGTAAGAGAAGATAAAACAATTGGTATATCTTGTGgaggtggttgttgttgttggtgttgttggtgttgttgaattggtggtacatttttattttgttgtg comes from Dictyostelium discoideum AX4 chromosome 2 chromosome, whole genome shotgun sequence and encodes:
- the masA gene encoding malate synthase, with amino-acid sequence MLRGIEIRGKVDKNVKSILTEECLTFLGELERRFGGIRKNLLQKRLDRQIDINNGILPSFLKDSDCKRATDKNWKCSSVPLEIQDRRVEITGPTDRKMVINALNSGAKVFMADFEDANCPNWENSIHGQQNMIDANNRTISFTSAEGRKYELNKQVAVLFVRPRGWHLNEDHLAIDGLSMSGSLFDFGCYIFHNHQILKNRNSNPYFYLPKMESHLEARLWNDVFVFSQNYLGMPIGTIKATVLIETILASFEMDEILYELRDHSAGLNCGRWDYIFSFIKKFQSYPDKMLPDRAKVTMTSPFMDSYVKLLIYTCHKRGVHAMGGMAAQIPIKNNEQANNAAMEKVRLDKQREVRAGHDGTWVAHPALIPIAMEQFNTHMKSQNQISYIPSSTAPNFEEIAKSLLSVDPVKPGDITEDGFRSNIVVGILYLEAWLNGNGCVPIHNLMEDAATAEISRSQIWQWIKHKAPLPDGKSFVTLQYYNRIFKEESDKLEKAHPNSKTLTDAIQIFNNLIVSPNFIDFLTPSCYKFVVDSERKTFSPKL
- a CDS encoding hypothetical protein (Similar to Neurospora crassa. hypothetical 79.1 kDa protein), with amino-acid sequence MANSISTINELIQNGRIPPHKYTFVQRGSMHQPEFQAICELYGTSFISSFKKTKKQAQAACSQLILDYYYQDSNYKSLQDKHKISQQPQHNNGFSYPKRDYNNDYLDNYSNPLIPQGDAPQPPIIKRSPQYFLKKMPTYGEPLFPSNFNSPPPPYKEQSKYLSFSNNNNNNNNNNNNNNNNNNNNNNNNNNNNNNNNNNNINNNQNNQNNNNNFPTNNNNNYNNNNYNNNNNNNNFINQQLQIKLEESKKNNFILEQRVDELTKRMETLELFYEEQIDMISKKYLLLINDLNQLKGN